The genomic segment AATCACAGCCTCAGTCTACAAAATCAAGTCCTCTACAGAGACATTCTCCAGCTTCTACAGCCCACTCAAATTTAGCTttacacaacagcagcagctcttaTCAGCGTATGTCCCCAGCTCTATCAGACAAGCATCAACCAACTGAGAACCACATTCCTAAAGTTGACTCTGTTTCTCAGGCACCTTCACGAGAAGCATCACCACAGGGTAATGTAGCAACAGAGATTGGCATTAACAGCATGTCTACATCTGAGGATCTGAGTCATCCTCAAGGCAGTGTTTCTATGGCGATATCCACCTCCCCGAAGCCTCTTGATCTTAGCAACCATGTCCTGGCCATACTCGCAGCATCCTCCACTGTGCCCCAGGGAGAGGGCAGCTCCTCCAACCGTACCACGGATGTTGTGTTGCCTTCCCAAGGAAATCACACTGCAGGTGAGTCTTTTTCAGTTTTGAAATGTTGTGATTTTGGTGAACTTGTTAATGCATATTTGAAGTCATATGGTGTGGAGGGCCAAGTAAAGTAAGTCAACAGCCTTATTTGGTGAGATGGTTCAGGATAAGGAGTACACATTTTTCTCATGTTTGTACCCTTTTATGTGTCTTGCTTAGGGTCAAGTGAgtgcatatgtttattttattcatgtgtCATTGCTGGCTTGGGAATCCTATATTGTTTTGTAGCTGACTGCCAACGCTTAATTCTGCCTCAGTCAACCTCCAAAATGATGCAAATCACCCAGCTGAAACTCCTTGTATAAAATGGATCAAGCCAGATTGAACAGAGATGGAAGATtcatgtgtctctctctccacagggCCAGAGGAGCCTGGATGTATGGACCAGAAGGTCTCCACAGTGACCAAATCTCTAGCAGCCACCAGCCCTGGACCTGCCCTCTCCTCTAATCTTGGGGATAATAACAGTCCTCATACACCTACATCTGTGGGTGACTCAACTGCTCCCTTACCTCTGGCAGAGGCTTTCCCCTTCATGAACCAAGAGCAGCTGCTTCAGCTGCTGTCATCCACAGGAGGTCTGCCATCCCTCCTGGACCCTGCAGTCCTGGCTTCATTGCACCTAGGGGGACTGTGGTTGGGTGGGCAACATGCACAGATACCTCCTGCCAATGCTACACCACAAGCACCACAGAATcttacagagcagcagcaatCAGAGGAGCAGCAGTTACTGATACAACAACAAGAGACGCATCAGCAAAACCAGGATCAGCAACAGAAGCAACAACAAATAAACCACAatcctctctttcctttgttGCCCTTGTTGAGTGGTGCCCAAGGGGAGTTGCCTCTGAACCTTTTGGGCCTGCTGAACCCACTTCCACCCCCAGCCTCAACCCCTACCCAAGGACAGGAAGCTGATTTGGGGCTAACAGAAAAACCTAGCCTTCAGGCTCTGCTTATGGCATCCTTGTTGCTCGGACAACAGCAGGCACATTTGTTACCCCTATCTGGGCTGAGTCAGTTGAGCCAGGTCAGCTTGGAAGTTCCTCTCCAGCAGTCACAGCAGATCCCCACCACATTGGAGGGCCTCACCCTGGATAAGACCTCTGGCCTCCTGGATCCATCAACACTACATGGATCAGGGTTGTTGGAGGTCTCCCAGGGCCTTCTGCCCCTTCCTCCAGGAGCTGAGGGCTCTCTCCAAGCTCTGCAGTCTCTGCTCCTTCCTGccgctcttcctcctcatcatgCAGCCTTTCTGCCCCTAAGCCCCGCCCTACTCACTGCTGCCCTGAGTTCAGCTGAACTCAACCCACCTCCCCCCACCCAGTTAGCTCCCGCACAGCAAACCCAACATACCCAACCTCAGGTAGGCTCCCCCTGTCTCCTTAAGCTCCTTCCTCTGGGCTCCTCCTAATTTCCACAGTAAAACCTATGATCTCATTTCCTCAACTACTCCattgttttcttctctgctAGATGCTTATTttcctaaaaaagaaaaaactgctatttttcttttcatcacaaaaacttgtttttttcccaatcTATTTTAAAATGGATCCGTCACACTACATTTCGATGTGTTTTGGCTGGCTACAGTTCGTCtatcttaaatgtattttacttgCGAATGCACGTTTCTGggaaacatttttaactttgcatgtaaaaaatcaataattCTTGCATCCAAGTCATTTGACTCTGTCTCTACATTATTTTTCTCTGATTCACCATTGTGTAATTTGTTCATGTGAAACTCTTAATACTCTCCTCAACTCTGCAGGTACCTACTGATGCTGGTGTTGATACCCTCATCCCTCTATCTCTCCAAGGCAAGGACAACACCCTCCTCCAACAGCTACTGCCCACTTTGCTTAACCCTGCTGTATTAGGTGAGTTAGTGCCCACCCTCTCTAACACTTCAGACCACATAATGATTTTCTGTTATATGTCAGGAACTAAAGACATAACATTAGCGAAGACTAACTGTTTTCATTGAGGGCATACTGTAGCAATAAGCTAATATACCAACACATCCATGAACTTTTGTCTATTGTAGGAGATCTTTCTGGCATCACAGGCCTCCATAACATGGTCGGTCTTGGAGCAGGTTCCATCCTCCTACCCCCAGTCCAGACCTCTGCTTTAGGCATGCCTCTGCTGCAGGGTCCTGATGGAGCCATCAACTTGCTCAACAACATACAGGTTGGTAACTGACATGTAGCTTTGTGGATTGTAAGTTAATAAATGGGGATAATTTGCTTTTTGAATTATAATTTTTTGCATTGTTTGGAATCATTTTTGGAATCTTTTGACCGTTATTGATCGCTTCAACTTTTTTCCCTCCAGCTAAACCTTGCACCTCCCTCAGAAGGAGAGAAGCCAGTCCTGTTGCAGGAAACACAAAGCCCCGCCCCACAGGAAGACATTCCAGCCAGTCCGATTGCCCGTGAAGTAGTCCCCAGTCCTATTCCAGCCCCTGCCCCTTCCCAAGAGCCCTCCCCACCCCCACAGCGAGGGTCTGAGGGCAGGTCTGTTATTGATCCTTACACCTCTTTCATGGACACAATTTATACCTCCTTCCTTCAAGTCAATGCTAAAGAGCAGGAGGACGGGGCCCACTTGGGGCCATCTGACCCTACTTCACCCTTCTGTGCCTTACCGCCGGTTTCTTTCCCTGTGGAGCACCATACCCCGTCCACCCCTGTCCCAACTCTGCCCCAGGCAAGTGCCCCAGTCTCCCTCAGTCCACGTCGGGCTTGTTCGCTCCGCAATCCTGACTTATCCCGACTCAGCTTGGAAGCAGCTGCCCATTCGCCAGCCCAGGGGACGCCTAAGCCCACTGAAGACGGGGCTACGTCTCCCTTACAAAGGAAGCCGGTCATGGTAGAGGGACATACCCATCCAGAGCCTCCTCTGCCACCCATATACCTGGAAGAGGCTAAGACAGACTGTACTGGGCCAGCTGCAGCTGTGTGCCCCTATATAGATGCAGGGGTGGACAGGCAGGGACATATTCCACAGGCGGGGTACCTCAGTCCCAGGGATGGTTGCAGTAGGGGGCCCAATGAGGAGACAGCAGGAGCACTGCTGCACACCGAACAGGGAAGGGTAAGTGCCTGGATGTCCTGTTTCCTTCAAACTCAAGGCAAGATTTTATATCACAAAGTTAGGACTGTATTAGAGAAGTACACATCGAttgaacagaaagaaacaagggTTAATAGGCACTGAGCAGTTAATTTGACCCAGAGCCTCTTAGTGGGTTAATTCAACGATGAATAGAGGGATGGAGCATTGTGATAGACTTGAATGGCTGCATTTTAAACTATTAATAGATGATTTTTGTAATTTGATTTCTGTTTGTACTTTCCAAGGATCAAGCAGGAACAGTGGGGGGAGccagaagaggaaggaaaaggaaacaaacGTAAGTTGTCTTGTCAATGGTTCATTCCTCAGACATGATATAGGCAGAGAATCACCTGGATAAATCCAAATCCAGTTGCACTGTAATTTGACGATGCTTGAGAAAATATTTATGTTGGTTTATTTGGCTATACTCTGCTCCATGAAATACTGCGTTTCTTTGTGTGACAGGCTACAGAATGTGTTAGAAGATTTCAGAGACATGGATGCTACAGCACTAGAGGAAACCAAGGCTACGGTAAGACCCTGCTCCCCTCAGCCACTGACAGATCTACAGTATTGGTTTAACTATCAGCAACACTGGTTAATTACTCTAACTGGTGTCATTAAGATGTTTTTAGTCAGACTTCTTCCAGCATATTCTGTTTTCCTCTTGTTATTAATAAACATGCTGCTGGTACTTTCCAACATATTAATGTCATCATATGTGACATTTTAATATCATGAAGCTGCTTTACCACTCCCTGTAGATGATTCATAGATGAAAGaaacaatgaatgaatttgttttaatgtctttgttCATTCATGTCATGTCTGGTAGGTCAACAGACATGCCACTTAGACACTAATTCCCAAGGGAACTACAGGAGCAGAAACAGCTCGGCAATCACAGTGTATCACatggacaaacaaaaacagaattcAAGTAAACAATCTCACCATAAGGTCCATTTAAGTTGCTCTTCTGGAGCTTTGAGTCATGTCACATGATCTTTTTTCTGGACATTTGTCCATGTTGGTTAAGAGTGTATgtcttgaccttggaaacagaAGTCGAGACAACAATCTCAAATCTGAATCTTGGACTTTTTGTCAAGAGCTGTTGACCCCAAAAAGCAGCATGTTTCAGGTTTTTGTTCAGATTCTAAAAAACCGTAAGAGTGAGACACTGAATCTGTGGTGGCATTATTCTGTAGTTTACACTGCATTCTTACTTCTCTGTGAAGGGTAAAAGCAAATGCCAGATGTGAAGGGAATCGCAGCGTAGCTCTGCTTGCAGTGGTAAATTTGTTTCACAGCTGGCAAgctgggagaagaagaaaacggCTAATGGGACTTgaatttctccctctctttcctgttCCAGACAGCACTGCTGAAGCCTGAGAGGTCAGTCCGTGGCAGGAGGAGACGAGGCGCAAGGTCTCAGAGGCAGTGATTGGTGGAGGGAGCTGTCAGTCAGAACTGTTCACCAATCAAAGGCGGCCAGACgcctctctttccccctccaTTTCTCCATCATCACCACTGTTCAGACCTTTTCTTAAAAATTCAACTGCACTAATATTATGCCGTTGTCATGTCAACCATTGTTATGACAACcactatgaaaaaaaacataggaGAGGTCTAGTCTGAaaaattaatttataaaaattaaaaaaatttgAAGAGAAATGTGGATGCTTTTTCACTTAGGTCTTCTCATAGGTGTAGTTCACAGAATAATGGTTGCTTGACGTGATCAGAGATCTCTTAATTATGGTTGATGTTAGAATTATATCaatgagaaaacacaaaaaataatgagtactgttttcttctcatcagtgtgttactgtgagtcAGGATAAAGCCCATCTACTTGAACGATGCTCTCtgttgaaagtgtgtgtgtatgtgtgtcttttaatgtgtttgagtgtgcgTTGGACAACAGTGCTATTGCTGAGCCCCTCACTGTCCGACCGTGGTTTAGTTGAACTTATTATAATTTAATGAACGACACCGTCTGTTAGTAAGGTAAAGCGCTCTTTGCAGAGACGCACAGCGGttatatttcaaaaaaatgttttcagaagGTGCTGAAAGACAATATTAGACGGACCAGGCTTGAGTTTCGGTTTTTTCTTTCACGGTATAAAATAATTTGGTTCATCCCagcagaaaaaaactgtaatcatGACTCCACATGTTCTGCCAGATGTCCTTAATATTTTGTTCATCACTAATAATTTCATGGActgagaaaacatttatttaatgtttgtacagtttttaatcatttcggtagttgccatggtaacccAACAGATGACAAATTAATTTGACAATATCCAGTTTGTGACATTTGCAAAGTCCACCATCTCAAT from the Scomber japonicus isolate fScoJap1 chromosome 4, fScoJap1.pri, whole genome shotgun sequence genome contains:
- the mbd6 gene encoding proline-rich protein 36 isoform X2, translated to MMVGNPAGAEVSSGVDSRNPKRADVEREEEDRGIYHPKLHPVPARPHNNLHPNPCASPKTSHQFIYPYNGSSPVLHTGTNSHHPLDALRRLHHPPPLPVSSTSSSSSSFPAYSAAQRSPRAPTPQNVSQGQRTPKTPETPGSPRLGPLSSPPPSSPMNLGGGGRGAQTHAHHPHGVIVGGSPLSPSSSLSPSVHNMNCVSPHQRSRHPSASPSPLYEQGGGSTAAEGGGLTGSNFPQRRKSSSSSPHSPLPCGSPNPSPHFPKYKLEDIMEQFKNSGNSSTNNHHILLPTNPSLLTNQSSSNPHALSMKPSKSGMSPTPSTGQAGFGLNSTGPYLNHHHSHQGKMPHPASFPASSLLSAAAKAQLANQITQGQSSNVASNQMNLPSSLEVLKEAQQQQSSKVTNSTLHNSNPPSSIASTRPPHLSLAAASSVLFPPSHSLAQSLASSLPHMPPTAERSASHRKRQRRSPTVLSMLRDTQHLANGPRKTPPGDSVSATVINLSSSSSQHSSSSSTSAAQNQNAVMLENHHHLLPGQTLRLPAPRQTAHLSRPPRQSEALDFTTSLTPTPLGLDPPTQPLSALLHLLSVQNAQASASNSASTQPESVPVEEGGHTNKQSPRLSPSSPLSNVRHPQTLSPCRTTNTNPLSLVPQPLSPPASSQFISVQSQSQPQSTKSSPLQRHSPASTAHSNLALHNSSSSYQRMSPALSDKHQPTENHIPKVDSVSQAPSREASPQGNVATEIGINSMSTSEDLSHPQGSVSMAISTSPKPLDLSNHVLAILAASSTVPQGEGSSSNRTTDVVLPSQGNHTAGPEEPGCMDQKVSTVTKSLAATSPGPALSSNLGDNNSPHTPTSVGDSTAPLPLAEAFPFMNQEQLLQLLSSTGGLPSLLDPAVLASLHLGGLWLGGQHAQIPPANATPQAPQNLTEQQQSEEQQLLIQQQETHQQNQDQQQKQQQINHNPLFPLLPLLSGAQGELPLNLLGLLNPLPPPASTPTQGQEADLGLTEKPSLQALLMASLLLGQQQAHLLPLSGLSQLSQVSLEVPLQQSQQIPTTLEGLTLDKTSGLLDPSTLHGSGLLEVSQGLLPLPPGAEGSLQALQSLLLPAALPPHHAAFLPLSPALLTAALSSAELNPPPPTQLAPAQQTQHTQPQVPTDAGVDTLIPLSLQGKDNTLLQQLLPTLLNPAVLGDLSGITGLHNMVGLGAGSILLPPVQTSALGMPLLQGPDGAINLLNNIQLNLAPPSEGEKPVLLQETQSPAPQEDIPASPIAREVVPSPIPAPAPSQEPSPPPQRGSEGRSVIDPYTSFMDTIYTSFLQVNAKEQEDGAHLGPSDPTSPFCALPPVSFPVEHHTPSTPVPTLPQASAPVSLSPRRACSLRNPDLSRLSLEAAAHSPAQGTPKPTEDGATSPLQRKPVMVEGHTHPEPPLPPIYLEEAKTDCTGPAAAVCPYIDAGVDRQGHIPQAGYLSPRDGCSRGPNEETAGALLHTEQGRDQAGTVGGARRGRKRKQTLQNVLEDFRDMDATALEETKATTALLKPERSVRGRRRRGARSQRQ
- the mbd6 gene encoding proline-rich protein 36 isoform X1 yields the protein MMGGSETVSGDKDGVHTAAIHIPIGWQRRVEGGQVIYVSPSGTALSSLDEVKTYLLTDGTCKCGLECPLVIQKVFNFTVGVKVEQHSQPLGKAEQDMTKLCNHRRKVVAMAALCRSMQASQLPFANLHHPEVSSGVDSRNPKRADVEREEEDRGIYHPKLHPVPARPHNNLHPNPCASPKTSHQFIYPYNGSSPVLHTGTNSHHPLDALRRLHHPPPLPVSSTSSSSSSFPAYSAAQRSPRAPTPQNVSQGQRTPKTPETPGSPRLGPLSSPPPSSPMNLGGGGRGAQTHAHHPHGVIVGGSPLSPSSSLSPSVHNMNCVSPHQRSRHPSASPSPLYEQGGGSTAAEGGGLTGSNFPQRRKSSSSSPHSPLPCGSPNPSPHFPKYKLEDIMEQFKNSGNSSTNNHHILLPTNPSLLTNQSSSNPHALSMKPSKSGMSPTPSTGQAGFGLNSTGPYLNHHHSHQGKMPHPASFPASSLLSAAAKAQLANQITQGQSSNVASNQMNLPSSLEVLKEAQQQQSSKVTNSTLHNSNPPSSIASTRPPHLSLAAASSVLFPPSHSLAQSLASSLPHMPPTAERSASHRKRQRRSPTVLSMLRDTQHLANGPRKTPPGDSVSATVINLSSSSSQHSSSSSTSAAQNQNAVMLENHHHLLPGQTLRLPAPRQTAHLSRPPRQSEALDFTTSLTPTPLGLDPPTQPLSALLHLLSVQNAQASASNSASTQPESVPVEEGGHTNKQSPRLSPSSPLSNVRHPQTLSPCRTTNTNPLSLVPQPLSPPASSQFISVQSQSQPQSTKSSPLQRHSPASTAHSNLALHNSSSSYQRMSPALSDKHQPTENHIPKVDSVSQAPSREASPQGNVATEIGINSMSTSEDLSHPQGSVSMAISTSPKPLDLSNHVLAILAASSTVPQGEGSSSNRTTDVVLPSQGNHTAGPEEPGCMDQKVSTVTKSLAATSPGPALSSNLGDNNSPHTPTSVGDSTAPLPLAEAFPFMNQEQLLQLLSSTGGLPSLLDPAVLASLHLGGLWLGGQHAQIPPANATPQAPQNLTEQQQSEEQQLLIQQQETHQQNQDQQQKQQQINHNPLFPLLPLLSGAQGELPLNLLGLLNPLPPPASTPTQGQEADLGLTEKPSLQALLMASLLLGQQQAHLLPLSGLSQLSQVSLEVPLQQSQQIPTTLEGLTLDKTSGLLDPSTLHGSGLLEVSQGLLPLPPGAEGSLQALQSLLLPAALPPHHAAFLPLSPALLTAALSSAELNPPPPTQLAPAQQTQHTQPQVPTDAGVDTLIPLSLQGKDNTLLQQLLPTLLNPAVLGDLSGITGLHNMVGLGAGSILLPPVQTSALGMPLLQGPDGAINLLNNIQLNLAPPSEGEKPVLLQETQSPAPQEDIPASPIAREVVPSPIPAPAPSQEPSPPPQRGSEGRSVIDPYTSFMDTIYTSFLQVNAKEQEDGAHLGPSDPTSPFCALPPVSFPVEHHTPSTPVPTLPQASAPVSLSPRRACSLRNPDLSRLSLEAAAHSPAQGTPKPTEDGATSPLQRKPVMVEGHTHPEPPLPPIYLEEAKTDCTGPAAAVCPYIDAGVDRQGHIPQAGYLSPRDGCSRGPNEETAGALLHTEQGRDQAGTVGGARRGRKRKQTLQNVLEDFRDMDATALEETKATTALLKPERSVRGRRRRGARSQRQ